The following is a genomic window from Brucella pseudogrignonensis.
TCAGGATAATGAACTAATGCCGCGTTTCCTCGCTTTGACAGGCATCGAGGTTTCTTCCATTCGCTCGGCTGCGCAAGAGCCAGGCTTTCTTGCTGGCGTATTGCAATTCTACCTAAGCCACGAGCCAACGCTGCTCCGCTTTTGCCAAGAAACAGGCCGCGATCCCGCAACAATAGAAAAAGCAGCGATGCTTTTGCCGGGCGGGATGACGATACAATTTTAAAAATATTGTGAAGCAACAGTCGGACGGGGAAAGAACTCGTCTGCCATTTCGTTGGCCACAAAAAGAAACCGAAAAAATCTTTGTGTTTTCTATGCCGTCATGTTCGGTTGACACGACCATCACTTCCATAAGACAAACGGCTGCGTGGCAAAACAGTTCCCTCACCTCTCGCATGACGCTTAAAATCTCGCGAATTAAAATTGATTATAAAACTCAATTTTAAATTAATGAGGTGTAGATCGTGCAGGGGCTTCTATGTTTCAGATTCTTATTCGGGCAATTTTTCTCTGTTTTAGTTTAGCCTTTATCAGTGGCTGCGTGACGACAGAGGCGGAGAAAGATGCTCAATATTCAACGCCCAAAATCCCGTTAAGCGACGGCACATTTTTCACGCAACGCGTGACACCAGCCTCAACATGCCGGCAGAAATTCGCAGAAGTTAAACGTGTTAATCGTATTCTGGATCAAAAGGACTTTGTTAAGCGAGGCAGAGGCGAGTTATTGGTATTCATGTATCATGTGAACGTCTTCAGTGACTTCATCGATAAATGTTTGCCGAAAAAACGAACAACAAAAGTCAACCGAACCAAGACTGTTTAAAAAAAGCCCCGGAAACGGGGCTTTTTTGCATTTTGTGAAAACCCGATCAAGCGTTCGCAGATGCAGGTTGAGAAACGCTCAGAACGCTGAGCTCATGTGCCTTCCCATCACGTGCAATCCACGACATCGACTGACCGGGTGTCAGGCCAATAAGCGCGGTACCAATCGGTGTGAGAATTGAAATTTTACCCTGCGCAATATCTGCTTCACCCGGATAAACGAGTGTTACCTTCCGTTCGTGGCCGTCATTGGAGCGAAACTCCACCGTCGAGCCCATGCAAACAACATCAAGCGGCAGCTTTTTCTGCGGAACAACCTTTGCGCGATCCAGTTCCTGTAACAGTTCCTCAGCAACTTCTTCCAGTTTTTCGGAAACGTTACCAGCCAGAATTGTCAGGCGTTCGTTGTCAATGTCGCTTACAACGATCTTTGGCTTCTTACGGTTCTTTACGCTCATGACGTTCTCTCACTGCTGTCTAGTGATGATTGCTCTCCGTGACGATTCTCGTCCGGAATAACTGATTATTTTTTTAGAAAGCGCTTTTAACAATTCCGCTTGTTGGCAAGCGGCAAACCGTCCCCCGGAATCCTCTGCGCTGAGCAGGATTCGAGGGTTGCTATCCCATGATCGGTTGGAGC
Proteins encoded in this region:
- a CDS encoding DUF3572 domain-containing protein, whose protein sequence is MKTVMSETEAEALAVEALVWMAQDNELMPRFLALTGIEVSSIRSAAQEPGFLAGVLQFYLSHEPTLLRFCQETGRDPATIEKAAMLLPGGMTIQF
- the rnk gene encoding nucleoside diphosphate kinase regulator — its product is MSVKNRKKPKIVVSDIDNERLTILAGNVSEKLEEVAEELLQELDRAKVVPQKKLPLDVVCMGSTVEFRSNDGHERKVTLVYPGEADIAQGKISILTPIGTALIGLTPGQSMSWIARDGKAHELSVLSVSQPASANA